One window from the genome of Amycolatopsis sp. NBC_01480 encodes:
- a CDS encoding AAA family ATPase, which produces MIVWLNGTHGAGKTTTSALVQQLIPDARVFDAEKVGETLMDITPGLPATGNFQHWPPWRPLVVETARRVLDYTGGTLVMPMTVLVEPYWREISAGLAGHGIPVRHFVLHADQDTLRRRIAGASPVPSPFRLQYLEPYAAAARTWLHREAEVVDTSRLTPAQAARQIADSVTPR; this is translated from the coding sequence GTGATCGTATGGCTCAACGGCACCCACGGCGCCGGCAAGACCACGACCAGCGCCCTGGTGCAGCAGCTGATCCCGGACGCACGGGTGTTCGACGCCGAGAAGGTCGGCGAGACCCTGATGGACATCACCCCGGGCCTGCCCGCGACCGGCAACTTCCAGCACTGGCCGCCGTGGCGCCCGCTGGTGGTCGAGACCGCACGCCGCGTGCTCGACTACACCGGCGGCACCCTGGTGATGCCCATGACGGTCCTGGTCGAGCCGTACTGGCGCGAGATCAGCGCGGGCCTCGCCGGCCATGGCATCCCGGTCCGGCACTTCGTCCTCCACGCCGACCAGGACACCCTTCGCCGGCGCATCGCGGGGGCCAGCCCCGTGCCGTCGCCGTTCCGGCTGCAGTACCTCGAGCCGTACGCCGCGGCGGCCCGCACGTGGCTGCATCGCGAGGCCGAGGTCGTCGACACCTCGCGCCTCACGCCCGCGCAGGCCGCCCGGCAGATCGCCGACTCCGTCACGCCACGATGA
- a CDS encoding ABC transporter ATP-binding protein translates to MSLNLTDVTLTYPDGDTRLTALDQVTLDVPRGSLTVVAGPSGSGKSSLLAVAATLITPDAGTVTIDGTPTAGLSRAELTDLRRHKIGLVFQQPNLLPSLTAAEQLQVMARIDGRSAAKARGRAMDLLDAVGLAAQSGRRPHQLSGGQRQRVSIARALMNVPTVLLVDEPTSALDHQRGAAVIDLITRLTHQQATATVLVTHDRAHLTAADQVTEVHDGRLTVNASSAACSG, encoded by the coding sequence ATGAGCCTGAACCTGACCGACGTCACCCTCACCTATCCCGACGGCGACACCCGCCTGACCGCCCTGGACCAGGTCACCCTGGACGTTCCCCGCGGCAGCCTGACCGTCGTGGCGGGCCCGTCCGGCTCCGGCAAGTCGAGCCTGCTGGCCGTCGCCGCCACCCTCATCACACCCGACGCCGGCACCGTCACCATCGACGGCACCCCCACCGCCGGCCTGAGCCGCGCCGAGCTGACCGACCTGCGCCGGCACAAGATCGGCCTCGTCTTCCAGCAGCCCAACCTGCTGCCCTCCCTGACCGCCGCCGAACAGCTCCAGGTGATGGCCCGGATCGACGGCCGTTCCGCCGCCAAGGCCCGCGGCCGCGCGATGGACCTGCTCGACGCCGTCGGCCTCGCCGCCCAGTCCGGCCGCCGCCCGCACCAGCTCTCCGGCGGGCAGCGCCAGCGTGTCAGCATCGCCCGCGCCCTGATGAACGTGCCCACCGTCCTGCTGGTCGACGAGCCCACCAGCGCTCTGGACCACCAGCGCGGCGCCGCCGTGATCGACCTCATCACCCGGCTCACCCACCAGCAAGCCACCGCTACGGTGCTGGTCACTCACGATCGCGCTCACTTGACCGCGGCTGACCAGGTCACGGAAGTCCACGACGGACGGCTCACCGTCAACGCGTCATCTGCTGCATGCAGCGGATGA
- a CDS encoding ABC transporter permease, whose amino-acid sequence MFLAWRDLKFAKGRFALMGTVVVLITLLVGLLSGLTAGLGRQNISAITGLPADEIVFAAPSGGQSLSYANSTLTSKQWQQWADAPGVRSAEPLGITTTKAVAGERSAAVSAFGVRPGSALAPDSGRLTGPSVVLSTTAADDLGVTTGGTVTVAGQRLSVAAVSGGASFSHTPVIWTSLDVWQRTAPPSAADRPAATVLALTTAGADLAAVDRIAGTRTVSKDDSLSAIGSYTSENGSLQLMRGFLFAISALVIGAFFTVWTIQRSGDIAVLKALGATTAGLLKDALGQAFVLLAGGTLVGSGLAAALGAVVSGSAVPFALTPATILFPAAVMILLGVLGAALSVRRITAVDPLTALGSAR is encoded by the coding sequence GTGTTCCTCGCCTGGAGAGACCTGAAGTTCGCCAAAGGGCGCTTCGCCCTGATGGGCACCGTTGTCGTGCTGATCACCCTGCTGGTCGGCCTGCTGTCCGGGCTGACCGCCGGGCTGGGCCGGCAGAACATCTCCGCCATCACCGGCCTGCCCGCCGACGAGATCGTCTTCGCCGCGCCCAGCGGCGGCCAGAGCCTTTCGTACGCCAACTCCACGCTCACCTCGAAGCAGTGGCAGCAATGGGCCGACGCGCCCGGGGTCCGCAGCGCCGAACCGCTGGGCATCACCACCACCAAGGCCGTCGCCGGTGAACGCAGCGCCGCCGTCTCGGCGTTCGGCGTCCGGCCCGGCTCCGCGCTCGCCCCGGACAGCGGCCGGCTCACCGGGCCGTCGGTGGTGCTGTCCACCACGGCGGCCGACGACCTCGGCGTCACGACCGGAGGCACCGTCACCGTGGCCGGGCAGCGACTGAGCGTGGCCGCGGTCTCGGGAGGCGCCTCGTTCAGCCACACCCCGGTGATCTGGACCAGCCTCGATGTCTGGCAGCGGACCGCTCCCCCGAGCGCCGCCGACCGCCCCGCCGCGACCGTGCTCGCGCTGACCACCGCCGGCGCCGACCTGGCCGCCGTCGACCGGATCGCAGGCACCCGGACCGTCAGCAAGGACGACTCGCTGTCCGCGATCGGCTCCTACACCTCGGAAAACGGCTCCCTGCAACTGATGCGCGGCTTCCTGTTCGCCATCTCGGCGTTGGTGATCGGTGCTTTCTTCACCGTCTGGACCATCCAGCGCAGCGGCGACATCGCCGTTCTCAAGGCGCTGGGCGCGACCACCGCCGGGCTGCTGAAGGACGCCCTGGGCCAAGCCTTCGTCCTGCTCGCCGGCGGCACGCTCGTCGGCTCCGGCCTGGCCGCCGCACTGGGCGCCGTCGTCTCGGGCTCGGCTGTGCCGTTCGCGCTGACCCCCGCCACCATCCTGTTCCCGGCCGCCGTGATGATCCTGCTCGGTGTGCTCGGGGCCGCCCTGTCCGTCCGCCGCATCACCGCGGTCGACCCGCTGACCGCACTGGGGAGCGCCCGATGA
- a CDS encoding sensor histidine kinase, whose translation MNAAAPSLTPTSRTLSWCLHLLFAGLLVLAGARAVADRLPQAGAVVAVAAACGLVYAAGPLLPRVRTSRRAAAGWLAVVGVVWLALLVLTADGVWVAFPLYFLELHLLSRRAGLFAVAVTALAAVGAFAAHRGFSPAIVIGPALGAAVAVAVVWGYQALYRESDHRRRLIEELTATRADLAEAQHEAGVLAERERLAREIHDTLAQGLSSIQLLLRAAARDLPSANAARYVEQARQAAADNLAEARRFVAALTPPALDDTTLAGALERMCATTSARHPITARFHLTGDVVPLPTAHEVALLRIAQAALANTVRHAQATTAEVTLSYLGDGVSLDVVDDGIGFDPARLVAPDAGSGFGLAAMRTRTQALGGTVTIESGTGHGTALAARLPLLTTAGPEARP comes from the coding sequence GTGAACGCCGCCGCCCCCTCGCTGACCCCGACCAGCCGCACCCTGTCCTGGTGCCTGCACCTGCTGTTCGCGGGCCTGCTCGTGCTGGCCGGCGCCCGGGCGGTGGCCGACCGCCTGCCGCAGGCCGGAGCGGTCGTGGCCGTGGCGGCGGCGTGCGGGCTGGTGTACGCGGCTGGGCCGCTGCTGCCGCGCGTCCGCACTTCCCGCCGTGCCGCCGCCGGGTGGCTGGCCGTGGTGGGCGTCGTGTGGCTGGCGTTGCTGGTGCTGACCGCCGACGGGGTGTGGGTCGCCTTCCCGCTGTACTTCCTGGAGCTGCACCTGCTTTCGCGCCGGGCCGGGCTGTTCGCGGTGGCCGTGACGGCGCTCGCCGCGGTGGGCGCCTTCGCGGCGCACCGGGGTTTCAGCCCGGCCATCGTGATCGGCCCGGCGCTGGGTGCCGCGGTGGCGGTCGCGGTGGTGTGGGGCTACCAGGCGCTGTACCGGGAAAGCGATCACCGCCGCCGGCTGATCGAGGAGCTGACCGCGACCCGCGCCGACCTGGCCGAGGCCCAGCACGAAGCCGGCGTGCTGGCCGAACGCGAGCGGCTGGCCCGCGAGATCCACGACACCCTGGCCCAGGGGCTGTCCAGCATTCAGCTGCTGCTGCGTGCCGCCGCGCGTGACCTGCCCTCGGCGAACGCCGCCCGTTACGTCGAGCAGGCCCGCCAGGCCGCGGCGGACAACCTCGCCGAAGCCCGCCGTTTCGTCGCCGCCCTCACCCCGCCCGCCCTGGACGACACGACACTCGCCGGCGCGCTGGAACGCATGTGCGCCACCACCAGCGCCCGCCACCCGATCACGGCGCGCTTCCACCTGACCGGTGACGTCGTCCCGCTGCCGACCGCGCACGAGGTCGCCTTGCTGCGTATCGCGCAGGCCGCGCTGGCGAACACTGTCCGGCATGCCCAGGCCACCACCGCGGAGGTGACACTGAGCTACCTTGGCGACGGGGTTTCGCTGGACGTCGTCGACGACGGCATCGGGTTCGACCCCGCCCGGCTGGTTGCCCCGGATGCCGGGAGCGGCTTCGGGCTGGCCGCGATGCGGACCCGGACGCAGGCGCTCGGCGGCACGGTCACCATCGAATCCGGCACCGGTCACGGCACCGCGCTGGCGGCCCGGTTGCCGCTTCTCACGACCGCCGGACCCGAGGCCCGCCCATGA
- a CDS encoding response regulator transcription factor, whose amino-acid sequence MTAAPIRLLLADDHPVVRAGLRAVLETEPDLVVVAEAATAQEAVARAAEGDIDVVLMDLQFGAGMNGAEATAAITARPGGPRVLVVTTYDTDADTLPAIEAGATGYLLKDALPEDLAAAARTAAAGRTTLAPSVADRLMNRLRTPGAALTRREIEVLTLVADGLSNHALARRLHLTEGTVKSHLARVYSKLGVDSRTAAVAAATQLGLIRR is encoded by the coding sequence ATGACCGCCGCCCCGATCCGCCTCCTGCTGGCCGACGATCACCCCGTCGTCCGCGCCGGGCTCCGGGCCGTGCTGGAAACCGAGCCCGACCTCGTGGTCGTCGCCGAGGCGGCGACCGCGCAAGAGGCGGTGGCCCGCGCGGCCGAGGGCGACATCGACGTCGTCCTGATGGACCTGCAGTTCGGCGCGGGCATGAACGGCGCCGAGGCCACCGCCGCGATCACCGCCCGGCCCGGTGGCCCGCGGGTCCTGGTCGTCACCACCTACGACACCGACGCCGACACCCTGCCCGCCATCGAGGCCGGCGCCACCGGGTACCTGCTCAAGGACGCCCTGCCCGAGGACCTCGCCGCCGCGGCGCGCACCGCGGCCGCCGGGCGGACGACGCTGGCGCCCAGCGTCGCCGATCGCCTGATGAACCGGTTGCGGACGCCGGGCGCCGCGTTGACCCGGCGGGAGATCGAAGTGCTCACGCTGGTCGCCGACGGGCTGTCCAACCACGCCCTCGCCCGTCGGCTGCACCTGACCGAGGGCACCGTCAAATCCCATTTGGCCCGGGTGTACAGCAAACTCGGCGTCGATTCACGCACCGCCGCCGTCGCGGCCGCGACCCAGCTCGGCCTGATCCGCCGCTGA
- a CDS encoding amidohydrolase family protein: MRTLLRGGRVIDPATGFDGIADVLVADGVITEPGPADSEIDVSGLIVGPGFIDLHSHVHTIAGQRLQAMDGVTTALDLEAGLMPIERAYAEAAAAGRPLHYGFSASWGSARAQVLAGIEPDANIGSGLAVLGNTAWQRSSSPAELAAWLSLVDGELAAGALGIGVLLGYAPATDPAEFLAVARLAKAAGVPTYTHVRELVEVDPATPADGSGEIAIVAAETGAAMHHCHVNSTSGRHVDRVLAALEAGRSAGSRVTVEAYPYGAGSTAIGAAFLSPERLKMKGLRPSNVLMLETGERFSDEARLLQVRAEDPGAPCILEFLDEQDPADRALLHRALAFPDSIVASDAMPVYWKDGVNESAEWPLPPGGTTHPRTAGTYAKTLRLMVRESGAWTWLEAFRRCSYLPARVLDDVAPAARAKGRLGVGADADIVVLDPEAITDAATYFDSTRPSVGVRHLFVSGVPVVSDGELRTDAFPGRPLRGEPR; encoded by the coding sequence ATGCGGACACTCTTGCGCGGCGGCCGCGTCATCGATCCGGCGACGGGATTCGACGGGATCGCCGACGTCCTGGTGGCCGACGGGGTGATCACCGAACCCGGCCCGGCCGACTCCGAGATCGACGTGTCCGGGCTGATCGTCGGGCCCGGGTTCATCGACCTGCACAGCCACGTGCACACCATCGCCGGCCAGCGGCTGCAGGCGATGGACGGGGTGACCACGGCGCTCGACCTGGAAGCCGGGCTGATGCCGATCGAGCGGGCGTACGCCGAGGCCGCCGCGGCGGGACGCCCGCTGCACTACGGCTTTTCCGCCTCCTGGGGCAGTGCCCGGGCCCAGGTGCTGGCCGGGATCGAGCCCGACGCGAACATCGGCAGCGGCCTCGCCGTGCTCGGGAACACCGCCTGGCAACGGTCCTCGTCACCGGCCGAGCTGGCCGCCTGGCTGTCCCTTGTGGACGGTGAGCTGGCCGCGGGCGCGCTGGGCATCGGGGTGCTGCTCGGTTACGCGCCGGCCACCGACCCGGCCGAGTTCCTGGCCGTGGCCCGGCTGGCCAAGGCGGCCGGCGTGCCCACGTACACCCACGTGCGCGAGCTGGTCGAGGTCGATCCGGCCACTCCCGCGGACGGGTCCGGGGAGATCGCGATCGTCGCGGCCGAGACCGGCGCCGCGATGCACCACTGCCACGTCAACAGCACCTCCGGCCGGCACGTCGACCGGGTGCTCGCCGCGCTGGAGGCCGGGCGCTCCGCCGGGTCCCGGGTGACGGTCGAGGCGTACCCGTACGGCGCGGGCAGCACCGCGATCGGCGCGGCTTTCCTTTCGCCCGAGCGGTTGAAGATGAAGGGCCTGCGCCCGTCGAACGTGCTGATGCTGGAGACGGGGGAGCGGTTCTCCGACGAGGCCCGCCTGCTCCAGGTCCGCGCCGAGGACCCGGGCGCGCCGTGCATCCTGGAGTTCCTCGACGAGCAGGACCCGGCCGACCGCGCGCTGCTGCATCGCGCGCTCGCCTTCCCCGATTCGATCGTCGCCAGCGACGCGATGCCCGTGTACTGGAAGGACGGGGTCAACGAGTCGGCCGAATGGCCGCTGCCGCCGGGCGGCACGACCCATCCGCGCACCGCCGGGACGTACGCCAAGACGCTGCGCCTGATGGTGCGCGAGAGCGGGGCGTGGACCTGGCTGGAGGCGTTCCGGCGCTGCTCCTACCTGCCGGCGCGAGTGCTCGACGACGTCGCTCCCGCCGCGCGGGCGAAGGGCCGGCTCGGTGTGGGAGCGGACGCCGACATCGTCGTCCTCGACCCCGAAGCGATCACGGACGCGGCCACCTACTTCGATTCGACGCGGCCCTCGGTCGGCGTCCGGCACCTGTTCGTTTCGGGTGTCCCGGTGGTCAGCGACGGGGAATTGCGCACCGACGCCTTCCCCGGCCGCCCGCTGCGGGGCGAGCCGCGATGA
- a CDS encoding M20 family metallopeptidase, with amino-acid sequence MTAPDLRALLADIKTLVCCESPSSDHAAVARSAEVLAGVGRALLGAEPERIVLDGCTHLRWRFGDGPPRVLILGHHDTVWPLGSLAAHPFSVIDGVLRGPGCFDMKAGVVMALHAAAALPDRNGLSILVTGDEELGSPSSRGLIEEEARGCGAAFVLEASADGGALKTGRKGVSHYRIEVTGRAAHAGLEPERGINAGIEVSHQVLAVAALADPELGTSVVPTVISAGTTVNTVPATAGVQVDVRVPDESEQLRVDREMRELRPVLENARVQVHGGINRPPLETSSSAGLFRLARELAADLGLGELSAASVGGASDGNYTAGMGVPTLDGLGAVGGGAHADHEHVLVAELPRRTELLTALVENVLAKRGPK; translated from the coding sequence ATGACCGCGCCCGACCTGCGTGCCCTGCTCGCGGACATCAAAACCCTGGTGTGCTGCGAATCCCCGTCGTCCGATCACGCGGCCGTGGCCCGCAGCGCCGAGGTGCTGGCCGGGGTGGGCCGGGCGCTGCTGGGCGCGGAGCCCGAGCGGATCGTCCTGGACGGGTGCACGCACCTGCGCTGGCGGTTCGGCGACGGCCCGCCGCGGGTGCTGATCCTGGGCCACCACGACACGGTGTGGCCGCTGGGATCGCTGGCCGCCCACCCGTTTTCGGTGATTGACGGTGTCCTTCGCGGCCCCGGTTGCTTCGATATGAAGGCCGGCGTCGTGATGGCGCTGCACGCCGCCGCGGCCCTGCCCGACCGCAATGGACTGTCCATTTTGGTCACCGGCGACGAGGAGCTCGGCTCGCCCTCGTCCCGCGGGCTGATCGAAGAAGAGGCACGGGGCTGCGGCGCGGCGTTTGTGCTCGAAGCCTCGGCCGACGGCGGCGCACTGAAAACCGGCCGCAAAGGCGTTTCCCACTACCGGATCGAGGTGACCGGCCGGGCCGCGCACGCCGGGCTCGAGCCGGAGCGGGGGATCAACGCCGGGATCGAGGTCTCGCACCAGGTGCTCGCCGTGGCGGCGCTCGCCGATCCCGAGCTGGGCACGAGCGTGGTGCCCACGGTCATCTCGGCGGGCACGACGGTGAACACCGTGCCCGCGACGGCCGGAGTGCAGGTCGACGTGCGGGTGCCGGACGAATCCGAGCAGCTGCGCGTCGACCGCGAGATGCGGGAACTGCGCCCGGTGCTGGAAAACGCGCGGGTGCAGGTCCACGGCGGCATCAATCGGCCGCCGCTGGAGACCTCGTCCTCGGCGGGATTGTTCCGGCTGGCCCGGGAACTGGCGGCGGACCTCGGGCTCGGCGAGCTGAGCGCGGCTTCGGTCGGCGGTGCCTCGGACGGCAATTACACGGCCGGAATGGGTGTGCCGACGCTCGACGGACTCGGCGCCGTCGGCGGTGGCGCGCACGCCGACCACGAACACGTGCTGGTCGCGGAATTGCCGCGCCGCACCGAACTGCTCACCGCGCTCGTCGAAAACGTGCTCGCGAAACGCGGGCCGAAGTGA
- a CDS encoding GNAT family N-acetyltransferase, whose amino-acid sequence MTNLTTNAESQPAPAARDEAVAVARAAAGAAGVEIRELTEVAELAAAGDLFESIWRSAPGARPLTTELLRAMSSAGNYVAGAFGHGELLGACFGFFGHPGKGGLHSHIAGVTASGAGRGIGQALKLHQRAWALAQDVSVITWTFDPLVRRNAYFNLGKLGALPLRYLPDFYGPMADRINGSGETDRLMVGWDLTSPAVRAASLGEPVRADARAWRERGASTALSAGADGGPVMGSASSPTVLVAVPSDIERLRHQDPGRAAAWRSALREVLGGLMADGARVTGFDRSGWYVLSKEDS is encoded by the coding sequence GTGACGAATCTGACGACGAATGCGGAAAGCCAGCCCGCCCCGGCGGCGCGCGACGAAGCGGTCGCGGTCGCGCGGGCGGCGGCCGGGGCCGCGGGCGTCGAAATCCGTGAGTTGACCGAGGTCGCGGAGCTGGCCGCGGCCGGCGACCTGTTCGAGTCGATCTGGCGGTCCGCGCCCGGGGCCCGGCCGCTGACCACGGAACTGCTGCGGGCGATGTCCAGCGCCGGGAACTACGTGGCCGGCGCGTTCGGGCACGGTGAACTGCTCGGCGCCTGTTTCGGCTTTTTCGGGCACCCCGGGAAAGGCGGCCTGCACAGCCACATCGCCGGGGTGACCGCGTCCGGCGCCGGCCGGGGGATCGGGCAGGCGCTGAAACTGCACCAGCGCGCCTGGGCGCTGGCGCAGGACGTCTCGGTGATCACCTGGACGTTCGACCCGCTGGTGCGCCGCAACGCCTACTTCAACCTCGGCAAGCTCGGCGCGCTCCCGCTGCGGTACCTGCCCGACTTCTACGGGCCGATGGCCGACCGCATCAACGGCTCGGGCGAGACCGACCGGCTGATGGTGGGCTGGGACCTGACCAGCCCGGCCGTGCGGGCCGCGTCGCTCGGCGAACCGGTGCGGGCCGATGCGCGCGCCTGGCGGGAGCGGGGCGCCTCGACGGCCCTCTCGGCCGGTGCCGACGGCGGGCCGGTCATGGGATCGGCGAGTTCGCCGACAGTGCTCGTCGCCGTCCCGTCCGACATAGAACGCCTTCGCCACCAAGATCCCGGTCGCGCCGCCGCGTGGCGCTCGGCGCTGCGCGAGGTGCTCGGCGGCCTGATGGCGGACGGCGCCCGGGTCACCGGTTTCGATCGGTCCGGCTGGTACGTGCTCTCCAAGGAGGATTCGTGA
- the menC gene encoding o-succinylbenzoate synthase translates to MKLSGVELRRVRMPLVAPFRTSFGTQTERELLLLRAVTPSGEGWGECVTMAGPLYSSEYNDGAEHVLVNHLIPALLHSGDVTANKVAPSLAKFKGHRMAKGALEMAVLDAELRAADRSFAAELGSTRDSVPCGVSVGIMDSIPQLLDVVAGYLDEGYLRIKLKIEPGWDIEPVRAVRERFGDDVLLQVDANTAYTLGDAPLLARLDPFGLLLIEQPLEEEDVLGHAELARRIRTPVCLDETIVSARAAADAIKLGACQIVNIKPGRVGGYLEARRVHDVCAAHGVPVWCGGMIETGLGRAANVALASLPGFTLPGDTSGSDRFYRTDITEPFVLDAGHLPVPAGPGLGVAPIPDRLEEVTTAKRWIAS, encoded by the coding sequence GTGAAACTCAGTGGTGTGGAACTGCGCCGGGTACGGATGCCGCTGGTGGCCCCGTTCCGGACCTCGTTCGGTACCCAGACCGAGCGGGAGCTGCTGCTCCTGCGCGCGGTGACGCCGAGCGGCGAGGGCTGGGGCGAGTGCGTCACGATGGCCGGCCCGCTCTACTCGTCGGAGTACAACGACGGCGCCGAGCACGTGCTGGTGAACCACCTCATCCCGGCGCTGCTGCACTCCGGCGACGTCACCGCGAACAAGGTGGCGCCGAGCCTGGCGAAGTTCAAGGGGCACCGGATGGCGAAGGGGGCGCTGGAGATGGCGGTCCTGGACGCCGAGCTCCGCGCCGCCGACCGCTCGTTCGCCGCCGAGCTGGGGTCCACTCGCGACTCGGTGCCCTGCGGCGTCTCGGTCGGGATCATGGACTCGATCCCGCAGCTGCTCGACGTCGTCGCCGGTTACCTCGACGAGGGCTACCTGCGGATCAAGCTGAAGATCGAGCCCGGCTGGGACATCGAGCCGGTGCGCGCGGTGCGCGAGCGCTTCGGTGACGACGTGCTGCTGCAGGTCGACGCGAACACCGCGTACACGCTGGGCGACGCGCCGTTGCTGGCCCGGCTCGACCCGTTCGGCCTGCTCCTGATCGAGCAGCCGCTGGAGGAGGAGGACGTGCTCGGCCACGCGGAGCTGGCCCGGCGCATCCGGACGCCGGTCTGCCTCGACGAGACGATCGTCTCGGCCCGGGCCGCCGCCGACGCCATCAAGCTCGGGGCCTGCCAGATCGTGAACATCAAGCCGGGCCGCGTCGGCGGTTACCTCGAGGCCCGCCGGGTGCACGACGTCTGCGCGGCGCACGGGGTGCCGGTGTGGTGCGGCGGGATGATCGAGACCGGGCTGGGCCGCGCGGCCAACGTCGCGCTCGCCTCGCTGCCCGGGTTCACCCTGCCCGGCGACACCTCGGGCTCGGACCGGTTCTACCGCACCGACATCACCGAGCCGTTCGTGCTGGACGCCGGGCACCTGCCCGTGCCGGCCGGGCCGGGGCTCGGGGTGGCACCGATCCCGGACCGGCTCGAGGAGGTCACCACGGCCAAGCGCTGGATCGCTTCGTAG
- a CDS encoding PucR family transcriptional regulator, with product MVTPGPSHTTLGRVLDDLGEVLLEPVAVARLTRRQLGGVVIHDPHDDAEFPRHAVVLGVGVREPDEVVRLMHEAGRRGAAALVVRSPVVASPALRQAADSSGVALLGLASGASWTQLAAMLRTLLSEGDIGDVSPQTLGGLPSGDLFALANAVASLLDAPVTIEDRNSRVLAFSGRQDEADSSRAETILGRQVPERFTRDLEHDGVFERLYRDRAPVYVDPLRYEHEGINVPRVAVAVWAGDEVLGSIWAAVHEPLSEERTQALVDAAKLVALHLLRLRAGADVERRLRADLVSTALEGGAGAPEAIARLGLLGQPSVVLAMGLLGAPDSDDGLRLAAERQRVADALAMHLSAVQPRAAVALIGDVAYGIVPMPGRPADCPGRAVRVASTFLERTGRRAAAAIGIGRIALDGSGLRASRDGADRALRVLLTGSGAKRVITAEDAHVDALMLELADLAAARGDGATGPLARLLDYDARHQSQLVHTLRCWLDAFGDITAASAAAFVHPSTFRYRLRRLAEVGEIDLGDPGDRFAAMLQLRLLPPGPAATGPSDARAETTAG from the coding sequence ATGGTGACACCGGGCCCCTCTCACACCACCCTCGGGCGTGTCCTGGACGACCTCGGGGAAGTGCTCCTGGAGCCGGTCGCGGTCGCCCGGCTCACCCGCCGGCAGCTCGGCGGGGTGGTGATCCACGATCCGCACGACGACGCCGAGTTCCCGCGGCACGCCGTGGTGCTCGGCGTCGGGGTGCGGGAGCCGGACGAGGTCGTCCGGCTGATGCACGAGGCCGGCCGGCGGGGCGCGGCGGCGCTGGTCGTCCGGTCCCCGGTCGTCGCGTCGCCGGCGCTGCGGCAGGCCGCGGACTCGTCCGGCGTCGCGCTGCTCGGGCTCGCGTCCGGCGCGTCCTGGACCCAGCTCGCCGCGATGCTGCGGACGCTCCTGTCCGAAGGCGACATCGGCGACGTATCGCCGCAGACGCTCGGTGGGCTGCCCTCGGGCGACCTGTTCGCGCTCGCCAACGCGGTGGCCTCGCTGCTGGACGCGCCGGTGACGATCGAGGACCGCAACTCGCGGGTCCTCGCGTTCTCCGGCCGCCAGGACGAGGCGGACTCCTCCCGCGCCGAGACCATCCTGGGCCGTCAGGTGCCCGAGCGGTTCACCCGCGACCTCGAACACGACGGCGTCTTCGAGCGGCTGTATCGGGACCGCGCTCCGGTGTACGTCGACCCGCTGCGCTACGAGCACGAAGGGATCAACGTGCCCCGCGTGGCCGTCGCCGTCTGGGCGGGTGACGAGGTGCTGGGGTCGATCTGGGCGGCGGTGCACGAGCCGTTGAGCGAGGAGCGGACGCAGGCGCTCGTCGACGCGGCCAAACTCGTCGCGCTCCACCTGCTCCGGCTGCGGGCGGGCGCGGACGTGGAACGGCGGCTGCGCGCGGACCTGGTGAGCACCGCGCTCGAAGGCGGCGCCGGGGCCCCGGAGGCCATCGCCCGCCTCGGCTTGCTGGGCCAGCCCTCGGTGGTGCTCGCCATGGGGCTGCTCGGCGCGCCGGACTCCGACGACGGCCTGCGCCTGGCCGCGGAACGCCAGCGGGTCGCCGACGCGCTGGCCATGCACCTGAGCGCGGTCCAGCCGCGGGCGGCCGTCGCCTTGATCGGCGATGTCGCGTACGGGATCGTCCCGATGCCCGGCCGCCCCGCCGACTGCCCGGGGCGCGCGGTGCGGGTCGCGTCGACGTTCCTGGAGCGCACCGGCCGGCGGGCCGCCGCGGCGATCGGCATCGGCCGGATCGCGCTCGACGGCTCGGGCCTGCGCGCCTCGCGGGACGGCGCGGACCGGGCGTTGCGCGTGCTGCTCACCGGCAGCGGCGCCAAGCGGGTGATCACCGCCGAGGACGCCCACGTCGACGCGTTGATGCTGGAGCTGGCCGATCTCGCCGCGGCCCGCGGGGACGGCGCGACCGGCCCGCTCGCGCGGCTGCTGGACTACGACGCGCGGCACCAGTCCCAGCTCGTGCACACCCTGCGGTGCTGGCTGGACGCGTTCGGGGACATCACCGCCGCGTCCGCTGCCGCCTTCGTCCACCCGAGCACCTTCCGGTACCGGCTGCGGCGGCTCGCGGAGGTCGGCGAGATCGACCTCGGCGACCCCGGGGACCGGTTCGCCGCCATGCTCCAGCTGCGGCTGCTGCCGCCCGGGCCGGCGGCGACCGGGCCGTCCGACGCCCGGGCGGAAACCACCGCGGGCTGA